From one Amphiura filiformis chromosome 13, Afil_fr2py, whole genome shotgun sequence genomic stretch:
- the LOC140167753 gene encoding tripartite motif containing 13-like → MASQSPESFSFFPSEVIPQLMCSFCFEEFKEPKDLECGHTYCLECLEDYIKNISSENDLTKKLITCPECKTKTKKPESLTELKTNLALRNVLEKVVQQRQKQKSMPMCFDHEEKQMFYCETCEKMICHSCTLVDHPHPSHKWKKLVDTYKEQKKSLGVTIKEMKETSRKYLDFIRNSKYILIEINQVSERVETNICKHFEELSLTLQSNRDKLLEEVHMFRDDWTQEMEKELANATKIIMQINNERQLIKDAEVQGNPIEYVQQFTMMKDSLKDLCDIRPRQITQDFTLLHYLPKHSNISMGYLVIASKVALEFYGEFGMGLMWGLGDVGGITSSPDGLIAITESKSGKVSVWEMHHGQYNLKYYIGSHLTPLLQTIFSTQLGSFFKQQSTSCPTDIALTADGKFLVADR, encoded by the coding sequence ATGGCAAGCCAGTCACCAGAATCCTTCAGTTTCTTCCCATCAGAGGTGATACCACAGTTGATGTGTTCATTTTGCTTTGAAGAATTTAAAGAACCAAAAGACTTGGAATGTGGTCACACCTATTGCTTAGAATGTCTAGAAGACTACATCAAAAACATATCTTCTGAAAATGATCTCACTAAAAAGCTGATCACATGCCCGGagtgtaaaacaaaaacaaagaagccTGAAAGCCTAACGGAGCTGAAAACTAATCTTGCTTTAAGAAATGTGCTCGAAAAGGTGGTGCAACAAAGGCAGAAACAGAAGAGCATGCCAATGTGTTTTGATCATGAGGAAAAGCAGATGTTTTACTGCGAAACTTGTGAGAAAATGATATGCCACTCCTGCACTCTGGTGGATCACCCGCACCCTTCACACAAATGGAAGAAGTTGGTTGATACATACAAAGAGCAGAAGAAAAGTCTAGGAGTTACTATCAAGGAAATGAAAGAAACATCAAGGAAGTATCTTGATTTCATTCGTAACAGCAAATATATTCTGATAGAAATCAATCAAGTGTCGGAGAGGGTTGAAACAAACATCTGCAAGCACTTTGAAGAACTGTCTCTAACTTTACAATCAAATAGAGACAAATTATTGGAAGAAGTTCACATGTTCAGAGATGATTGGACTCAGGAAATGGAAAAAGAGCTCGCAAATGCTACAAAGATCATCATGCAGATCAACAATGAACGACAACTCATCAAAGACGCAGAAGTGCAGGGGAATCCCATTGAATATGTACAGCAATTTACAATGATGAAAGACTCTCTCAAGGATCTGTGCGACATCAGACCACGACAGATCACGCAAGACTTCACCTTGCTGCATTATCTTCCAAAGCATAGCAACATCAGTATGGGGTACCTGGTTATAGCAAGCAAAGTAGCGCTTGAGTTCTACGGAGAATTTGGCATGGGATTGATGTGGGGACTTGGTGATGTTGGTGGGATTACATCAAGCCCTGATGGCCTCATTGCTATCACCGAAAGCAAATCAGGAAAGGTGAGTGTTTGGGAGATGCATCATGGCCAGTATAATCTTAAATACTACATCGGATCGCACCTGACGCCGCTTCTCCAGACTATCTTTAGTACCCAGTTGGGTTCCTTCTTCAAGCAGCAATCCACAAGTTGTCCAACAGACATTGCACTGACGGCAGATGGTAAATTTCTAGTGGCAGACAGGTGA